The nucleotide sequence CCTCGTCGCGTACCTGCTGAATCAGGTGGAAACCGGGATGATCGCGGGCAAGCTTCAGTTCGCGGCCGTCGGCGAAGATCAGCGTCTCGAGGCCCGGCTTGCGGCTTTCGCCCTTGGCGACGCCGAGTAGCAGGACGTCGTCGATGCCGAGCTCGGCTAAGGCCTCGACCGCCATCGCGACCTGCCCTTTGCCGCCGTCGATCAGCAGCAGGTCGGGCAGCACGCCGTTTTCCTCGACCGTGCGGTGGAAGCGCTTGATCAGCGCGGCGTGCATCGCGGCGTAGTCGTCGCCCGGCGTGATGCCCTCGATGTTGTAGCGGCGGTAGTCCGATTTCTTGAGGTCGTCGCCTTCGTAGACGACGCAGGATGCGATCGTCGCCTCACCCATGGTGTGTGAAATGTCGAAGCATTCGATACGGTTGAGCGTCGGCAGTTCGAGCGTATCGCGCAGCGCGGCGAGGCGCTGCGACTGGTTGGCGCGGTCCGCGCTGCGGCGCTCGGCCGAGAGTCGCGCGTTGGCCTGCGCCATCGCGATCCAGACGCGACGCTCGCCGGTGACGCGATGCTGCAGCGTGACCTTCTTGCCGGCCTGTTCGCTCAGCAGCGTCTGCAGCGCGGCGCTGTCGATCGCCTCGCTGACCAGGATGCGCGCCGGGATCGGGTGATCGAGGTAGTGCTGCGCGACGAAGGCTTCGAGCGCTTCGCCGAGCGCCGCCCCTTCGCCGTGTTGCGGAAAGAAGCTGCGGTCGCCGAGATGGCGGCCGCCGCGGATCATGGTCAGGTTGACCGCGATGACGCCGCCGACCTCGGCGACGGCGACGACGTCGGCGTCGGCCTCGCTGCCGGTGGTGTCGACGAACTGCTTTTCGCGCACGGTCGCGAGCATGCGCAGCCGGTCACGCAGATAGGCTGCGGTCTCGAAGTCGAGGTTTTCCGCCGCGGCGTTCATCTGCGCCGTGATTTCCTCGGTCAGCGCCGTCGCTTCGCCCTTGAGCAGCAGCATGGCCTCGGCGACGTCGCGCGCGTAGGTCTCCGCGCTGACGAGGCTGACGCAGGGCGCGCTGCAGCGCTTGATCTGATGCAGCAGACAGGGGCGCGAGCGGTTGCCGAACACCGTGTCTTCGCAGGTGCGCAACTGGAACACCTTCTGCAGGAGCTGGATGCTCTCGCGCACCGCGTAGGAATTGGGGTAGGGGCCGAAGGCCTGGTCGCGTTTCTTCGGCGCGCCGCGAAAATACGCCAGGCGCGGGTAGCCGTGGCCGGTCAGCAGCAGGTAGGGGTAGGACTTGTCGTCGCGGAACAGGATGTTGAACCGCGGCTTGAGGCCCTTGATCAGGTTGTTCTCGAGCAGCAGCGCTTCGGCCTCGGTGCGCGTCACCGTCGTGTCGATGTGATCGACGCTCTTCAGCATCAGCCGGATGCGCGGACTTTGGTCGGTCTTGAGGAAATAGCTGCCGACGCGTTTGCGCAGATCTTTCGCCTTGCCGACATAGAGCACCGCGCCGGCCGCGTCGACCATGCGATAAACACCCGGAAGGGTGGGCAGCGAGGCGAGAAATTCCTTGTCGACGCTCACGGTGGAAAGCGGCCGCGAGGGCGCGGCGCAGGCGCGGTCACGCCGACCGCTTCACAGAGAAACCCCGATGCGTGTTGGAGCGATCTCGCGGCAAATCATTCCTCGTCCAGTAGTTTTCCGGCGATCGCCCAGTTCTCGTCCGGCAACTCCTCGAACGCGATGTAGGTGTACGACGCCGGCTTGCCGGCGTGGCGTTCGAGCGTCGCGGTGACTTCCTCGGCGACCTTCTTCTTTTGCTCGCGCGTCAGCGTCCCGGCGAGCTTGATGGTGACGACAGGCATGGTCAGTCCTTGCGTTGGATCTGGGTGAACACCGCGGCGAACATCTCGGGCGTGAGGCGGCGGGTCTGCGTATTGTAGCGGGAGCAGTGGTAGCTGCTGACGAGCCGAAGGCCGCCGGGCAAGGCGTAATCACTGGCGTGCGTGAAAGGGTAATCCTTGAGCTTGAGCCCCTGCGCCCGCAGTACCGCCTGATGCGCGATCTGCCCCAGGGCGAGGATCGTCGCGCCCCCGGGCAGGCCGGCGATTTCGGCGGCGAGATAGCCGTTGCACGCGCGTATCTCGCCCGGCTCGGGCTTGTTCGCCGGCGGCAGGCATTTGACTGCATTGGTGATGCGGCAGCCTGTCAACTGCAGGCCGTCGTCGCGCGCGCGCGATGCGGGTGCGCTCGCGTAGCCGAAGCGGTGTAGCGTCTCGTAGAGCAGGATGCCCGCGTGGTCGCCGGTGAACGGGCGTCCACTGCGGTTGGCACCGTGCATGCCGGGTGCGAG is from Thiobacillus denitrificans ATCC 25259 and encodes:
- the uvrC gene encoding excinuclease ABC subunit UvrC — its product is MSVDKEFLASLPTLPGVYRMVDAAGAVLYVGKAKDLRKRVGSYFLKTDQSPRIRLMLKSVDHIDTTVTRTEAEALLLENNLIKGLKPRFNILFRDDKSYPYLLLTGHGYPRLAYFRGAPKKRDQAFGPYPNSYAVRESIQLLQKVFQLRTCEDTVFGNRSRPCLLHQIKRCSAPCVSLVSAETYARDVAEAMLLLKGEATALTEEITAQMNAAAENLDFETAAYLRDRLRMLATVREKQFVDTTGSEADADVVAVAEVGGVIAVNLTMIRGGRHLGDRSFFPQHGEGAALGEALEAFVAQHYLDHPIPARILVSEAIDSAALQTLLSEQAGKKVTLQHRVTGERRVWIAMAQANARLSAERRSADRANQSQRLAALRDTLELPTLNRIECFDISHTMGEATIASCVVYEGDDLKKSDYRRYNIEGITPGDDYAAMHAALIKRFHRTVEENGVLPDLLLIDGGKGQVAMAVEALAELGIDDVLLLGVAKGESRKPGLETLIFADGRELKLARDHPGFHLIQQVRDEAHRFAITGHRAKRGKARVQSTLEDIAGIGPKRRKQLLEHFGGLQGVRNAGVDALASVNGISRELAEIIYNALH
- a CDS encoding tautomerase family protein, which codes for MPVVTIKLAGTLTREQKKKVAEEVTATLERHAGKPASYTYIAFEELPDENWAIAGKLLDEE
- a CDS encoding uracil-DNA glycosylase, with the translated sequence MEFDANCRACPRLATFLDEVRGRHPDYHARPVPPFGDAAPRLLIVGLAPGMHGANRSGRPFTGDHAGILLYETLHRFGYASAPASRARDDGLQLTGCRITNAVKCLPPANKPEPGEIRACNGYLAAEIAGLPGGATILALGQIAHQAVLRAQGLKLKDYPFTHASDYALPGGLRLVSSYHCSRYNTQTRRLTPEMFAAVFTQIQRKD